ACGCTGGAGGCGGTGGCCGACGAGCTGGCCGGCGTGGCCAGTCTGGCCGGGGGAAAGCTCTCCCGCACGCCGGCGTGTATCATTCGAGGGTTCCGCTTCGAGCGGGAGGCCGGGCGAGCGCGCGACTTGGTGCGTCCTGCCGCAGAGGATTTGTTCCGTTAGACAAGGACATGGTGCGAGCACTCAGCAGCCTCGAGCTGGAGAACTTCTTCGTTGCGGAATGGCAGGACATGGCGCCCCGCATGAGTTGCGAGGTGCGCTCCGCCATCGAAAAGGTAGAAGACGCGCTGGACGGTGGCGTTCTCACCCACGAGGAATGCCTGCGTCTCGCACAGGCCGAAGGCGATGATCTCGTCGGACTGCTGTTGGCCGCGGATCGCCTTCGTCGCGCTCTGGTCGGCGACACCGTAACTTTCGTTGTCAATCGCAACATCAACTTCACCAATATCTGCTTCGTGGGATGCAAGTTCTGCGCTTTCGCCACCGGAGCCCGCCAGCCGGACGCCTATTTCCTCTCGCTGGCCGAGGTCGAGCAAAAGACGCTTGAAGCTGCCGAGCGCGGCGCTACGGAAGTCTGCATCCAGGGCGGCCTGCCGCGCGACCTGCCTGCTTTCTATTACCGCGACATCCTGCGCGCCGTGAAGCGCGCCGTTCCCACCATGCACGCGCACGCCTTCTCGCCCATGGAGATGGTCTATGGCGTGGAGCTCACCGGCATGCCGCTTCGCGAGTATTTGTGGATGCTCAAGGCGAGCGGCCTGGACACGCTGCCTGGAACGGCGGCGGAGATCCTCGATGACGACGTACGACACATACTTTCCCACAACAAGCTCAGCGTGGCGCAGTGGCGCGAGGTGATCACGACGGCGCACCGGTGCGGCATCCGCTCCACGTCGACCTTGATGTACGGACATCTGGAAACTCCCGTCCACTGGGTGAACCAGTTGTTGCTGCTGCGAGAGATCCAGGCGGAGACCGGCGGCTTCACCGAGTTTGTGCCTCTCGGTTTCGTTCACCAGAACACGCTACTGTTTCACCAGGGCCTGGCGCGCCCGGGTCCCACCCTGGCCGAGCACCTGAAGATCCACGCCCTGGCCCGCCTGCTGCTCGCCGGCTCCATCGAGAACATCCAGGTGTCGTGGGTCAAGCTGGATCGCGCCGTGGCGCAACTGTGCCTGCGCGCCGGCGCCAACGACTACGGAGGCACCCTGATGGAAGAGAACATCTCGCGCCTGGCCGGCTCCACATCGGGCCAGTACCTGGCTCCGGAGGATTTCCACGAGCGCATCCGCGAGCTCGGCCGTGTTCCGGCGGAGCGCAACACCGTCTACACGCGCTTCCGCCATGCGGGAGCGGAGGACGGCTCCTGGCAGGAAGCGCCGGCACGGAGGATCGCGTGAACCGCATCGCCATTGTCG
This window of the Terriglobales bacterium genome carries:
- the cofH gene encoding 5-amino-6-(D-ribitylamino)uracil--L-tyrosine 4-hydroxyphenyl transferase CofH; its protein translation is MVRALSSLELENFFVAEWQDMAPRMSCEVRSAIEKVEDALDGGVLTHEECLRLAQAEGDDLVGLLLAADRLRRALVGDTVTFVVNRNINFTNICFVGCKFCAFATGARQPDAYFLSLAEVEQKTLEAAERGATEVCIQGGLPRDLPAFYYRDILRAVKRAVPTMHAHAFSPMEMVYGVELTGMPLREYLWMLKASGLDTLPGTAAEILDDDVRHILSHNKLSVAQWREVITTAHRCGIRSTSTLMYGHLETPVHWVNQLLLLREIQAETGGFTEFVPLGFVHQNTLLFHQGLARPGPTLAEHLKIHALARLLLAGSIENIQVSWVKLDRAVAQLCLRAGANDYGGTLMEENISRLAGSTSGQYLAPEDFHERIRELGRVPAERNTVYTRFRHAGAEDGSWQEAPARRIA